In one window of Solanum pennellii chromosome 2, SPENNV200 DNA:
- the LOC107011818 gene encoding transcription factor bHLH144 codes for MQNNYQFSPQIQKPFVSLEDQAAGGNIFDIPVPSVFDTMALPTGFQSSVPFHGFKFQSSEACPKNFIIFDQTDYRSQIMYHPAMASKFPYPDLNYNSTRFQDGMERKIANNENTEVSSYMKEDSDDINALLSLEEEEHEEYDEEEVSTARTDANYGCSSPESYSNYHCQSKKSRTSSFRESSGSSTSNCSERKRRKLKKMVKAIKGIVPGASRMNTVTVLDEAVRYLKSLKVEVQKLGVDNLKTYA; via the coding sequence ATGCAGAATAACTATCAATTTTCCCCTCAAATTCAAAAGCCTTTTGTCTCTCTGGAAGACCAAGCAGCTGGTggtaatatatttgatattccTGTTCCATCCGTCTTTGATACAATGGCACTTCCTACTGGTTTCCAATCTTCTGTGCCCTTTCATGGTTTTAAATTTCAGTCCTCTGAGGCATGTCCAAAGAATTTCATCATCTTTGATCAGACTGATTACCGGAGCCAGATCATGTACCACCCTGCCATGGCCTCCAAGTTCCCATATCCTGATCTGAATTATAATTCAACTCGCTTCCAAGACGGCATGGAGAGAAAAATTGCAAACAATGAGAATACAGAAGTTTCTTCATATATGAAGGAAGATTCAGATGATATAAATGCATTGCTCAGCTTGGAAGAGGAAGAACATGAGGAATATGATGAAGAAGAGGTGAGCACTGCACGCACTGATGCAAACTATGGATGCAGTTCCCCTGAATCATACTCGAACTATCATTGTCAATCCAAAAAGAGCAGGACCTCTTCTTTCAGGGAATCCTCTGGTAGCAGTACTAGCAATTGCAGTGAGAGAAAACGCCGGAAACTTAAGAAGATGGTCAAGGCAATAAAGGGAATCGTCCCTGGTGCCAGCAGGATGAATACTGTCACCGTTCTTGATGAAGCTGTCAGATACCTCAAGTCACTTAAGGTGGAAGTGCAGAAGCTTGGAGTCGATAATCTGAAGACATATGCTTGA